The DNA window CAGGAACAACAGGACTCAACATCAATGGGCTGAAATTACATCCACAAATATAGATAGTAAATAACAGGGATGTCTGAAGGTGGGTGCTCTAGACTTGTCTCATAAATACTGGATCTGAGTCGACTAGCTGCTGCCTCCACACTGGACTATATTTAAGGGTTGGTTTGCCAAATTTAGACAGAAACTTTTGCCACTACCCCtaaacaaaatgaataaataatttgGTTCAAGGAGATCAAAGCctccaaaattacatttgaaaaactcaacagcaacaTGTCTTTCTAGAAACAATGTCCTGGCTACTAAGAATAGTACACTGATAGTTTCCTTTTATTGCCTGCTATGTATCTCCATGCTAAAGGATGTGACTAGTGAGCCTCCAAATATTGTTAAGTGTCTATTACAGTGAACATTATGTCAAAAGATAGTGTGATAGATTACCTAAAGTTTTTGCATGATGTTACAGACTCTGCCAGACCTACATTAGAGTCTGGGATTCAAAATGGATAGGTGCTCAATTTATGTGTCCGTAAATTTTGCACAACAAAAAACCTAAAGGTTGGCTACACATTGCCTGAAACTGGAAAATACTTGTTTTGGAAAACAGTtgtactgcaaaaaaaaaaaaaaagattatgtgTCTGACTCATCTGTGTCCAGTGCAATTTACCTTGCTTCAGAAATTTTCAAGAGGTTTGAATCAtcataatcttaaaaaacaaccaatcaaGGCTTGATTGCAGCACCAGAATCTAAAGTACCTCTATATGCTTAAACAAGGTGAGCATTTGAAATTAGGTTAATTTAGtattaataaaggaaaaaaaatatttccttcTAGAGTCATATAGAATTTaaccaaaaataaatcataaacaCAGAAAACTACGGTGAACAAGATTAAcatttttgcagtgtttgcttATCTTGGCCCAactcaattcatttttttatcttttagatcaatggtttgtttttacacaaacCATCGGATACATTATTGGATTCCTGTTGGTAAAGGAGCTATACCGTATGGACCCCCCAAAGAATCCACAGACTACCCGAGCCTCCCAAAAAAGCAAGCGTATCACACCTCTTCAGGCTCCACCACACAGTAATGGTAGAGGTACTGGTTGATGAAGATGCCCTGGGcttggttctggttctggtacTGAGCACACAGTTGGATGACCTGGCTGTAGTAGACAGACCCCGTGGACTGAGCTGTTGGGTTCACTGCCACCAGGTAGACGATAGTGGCGATGATCATCAGAAATGCCAAAATGGCACAGATGATGATGGTTGCTAGGTAGAACTTTGATGAGCGGGCAGTATTTTGCCTCGAAACAACCAACACAAATATGATGAGCACAGCTATGAAGGTAATGCCAGAAATGGCGATGATGAAGGCTTTGCCAGCTTTAGGATCCATTTGTGTTTCTCCATAGCCATAGAATCCGCCAGTGCCAGAGCCGCCTCCATATGAGCTGCCACCATAAGAGCTGCCATAAGAGCCGCCATTCGAGCCGCCATAACCTGGCATTAAGCCAGCTCCACCTCCCAGACCCATGAGGCTCATATCGTAGTCCCAGGACAGTGTGGCAGCCACACAGGcaaacacagccacacacatgatgatgatgatgatgcacaTTATCTTCATCACACCAGGTGGTGAAGTCCAGCTATAGAAGTGAAGCATCTCCTCTCGTGGGTAGTAGGAAAAGGCTGGGTTGGACATGTGCTCACTGTGCCTGTGTCTGCTGCTATGGCTGCAAAAAAGAGGACAGAGGAGCTGCgcttaatgtactgtatgtgttttaagAAAACAGACTGTGGAGTTATCTGAATCCTCTTGGAAGATGGTGCATTTAACAAATGGCATGGTTAACATACACTAAATACAAGTGATACTGGACAAAGCTGACATTAAGCTGACATAACTTGAAGTACATATTTTACTGATGATATTATGGGGTAATCTATTTTTGATTGATTTCTCAATAAAAGGAACAGGTTaacatttttatgaatgaatgtCTTAAGCCCCATTCGGATGGGGACATTACAAGCAGAGGTTGAGACTTAAATACCCATTGTGCTCCTTGATAACAACTCAATGTTCCGTACAATATTTTAACCATGCCAGAATTAAAGGAAATGGTCTGTAATATGACGATGTAATTTGACATCCtccattttaacacaaatgtaAAATTCAACACTGAGTTGGTTAAAAAAATGAGAATAACAAGCAGCTCTTTTTAACCTACATGAGGATGAAAGTTTAGTAGTGAGAGATTAATTGCAGGTCAACTTACTGTTTGCTACCACCTGACTGGTGCGGAGCAGGCCTGTGTTGCCTGTGTTTGTTGCTCGGCATACTGAAATCCAACTGGAAGTCACCAAggtaaaaaggtaaaaacaaaaaaaacacacaactttaAGACTTTAACTATCAATATCACTTCCTGATCAACTATCTTCCCTGTGGTGTGGTGCCCCAAAACAACACCCATCCATTTTGATATCCATCAAACTTACCACCAATCTCAATACAGTGCCATCTGATGCTAATTTTCTGACTTCCGCAACAATCTCAGCAATTGTATTTCACAATGAGGGGAAAATGGGATGATACATTCGGTTTAGTTTAGATAGCATGTTTAGCACAcaattataatttacaaaaaaaaaatacatttgcgGAGACAAATTGTTTGAATTAGGGGATACATCAAAGTTGGGCTGGGCAGACTTTTCAAGGTAATCAGCACTTGAAACTGTATTTGATTTTAGGTAGGCTACTGACATGGTGGAGTGGGTTTCCTTTGGCCTACTATTGCTAATAGGACGAGTTTTGGTATTAACAAAAGTCTAACTTatcaaatgttattttaagcac is part of the Etheostoma spectabile isolate EspeVRDwgs_2016 unplaced genomic scaffold, UIUC_Espe_1.0 scaffold342, whole genome shotgun sequence genome and encodes:
- the oclnb gene encoding occludin b, with protein sequence MPSNKHRQHRPAPHQSGGSKHHSSRHRHSEHMSNPAFSYYPREEMLHFYSWTSPPGVMKIMCIIIIIMCVAVFACVAATLSWDYDMSLMGLGGGAGLMPGYGGSNGGSYGSSYGGSSYGGGSGTGGFYGYGETQMDPKAGKAFIIAISGITFIAVLIIFVLVVSRQNTARSSKFYLATIIICAILAFLMIIATIVYLVAVNPTAQSTGSVYYSQVIQLCAQYQNQNQAQGIFINQYLYHYCVVEPEEAIAIVLGFLVFVALIILLVFAVKTRSAIRRWGRDRILWEEVQAVNNGHNSVGEWVKNVSSDPEVLLNNHNPTVRGSRDYLDELDHNKPLYLPGDSDISSSVGILKAKMKDYDTGVESGNNLEEEDFSVLFPSIVDEQERLIYKKEFDHEHREYKSLQAELDSINQDLASLDRELHQHPDGSPQFLDAMHEYTRLKNLKKSPDYQIKKKRCKYLRSKLSHIKRKISEYDRRP